The genomic region CGACCACGCCGACGAAGCCGTAAGCCTTTGTCGGATCGTGCGCGGGGCGCAGCTCCAGCACCATCTGCTGCTCCGCCCCGAGGTCCAGCGCCTGCAAATGCTTGCGCCGACGCAGATCCCACAGATGCACGTGATGGCCGTATTTGCCCGCGAGCAGCAAGTCCGGGTTGACCCCGTTCTCCACCATGTTGGGCGTGCCCCATTCGCTGCTGATCAGCGTGTCGTAGCCCAGGTGCCACCAGAAGTCGTAGGCGAGATGCTGCGGCCCCCGATCGACTTCCCAGCGTCCGAGCACATTGAACGTCTCGCAGTCCAGAATGAAGATGCCGCCGGGACCATCGCCATGGACATCTCCCAGCGCGCTCACGTAGATTCCGTCGGGGCCGCAATGGAACGTATGCGGCCGGCTATATCCCGTCTTGTTCGCAATCTCTTCCGCCGTGATCGTCTTGACCAGTCTGGGATTGCGCGGATCGGGCTTCGTGTCGTAGATATAAATGCGCGAGGATCTCAGGCCCGGAATCAGCAAGTAACGCCGCTCGACGTGTGGGTGCGGCGCGTAGGGGCAAAGCGCGGAGCTGCATGCGTTCCAGCCGAAGTGATGAAACTCATCGCCGTGATGGGGCGATTCGATCCGTCCAACGATCTGCGTGTAGGTCGGAGACAAAGGATCGGTGTCCAGCACGACCAGCGCGTCATGCTTTGCCCCGCCGAGCGGCTGCAGCGTGACGATATACGCCAGCTTCTCCGGCGGCGCCTGCGCCGCCAATCGGGGGGAGGGGTAAAACGTGGGATCGGGCGTCAGCAATGCCATGGATTTACCTTTCGGACGTTATGTTAACAATCCCTATAAACTAAATGGTCAATTGCGTGATTATAAACGAGAAGGGCGCTTGTGTCAAGATGAGCACGTATTTTGATGGAGGTAGGCGCGATCGCATCCCCACGGCTTTACGCCGCGGGGATGGGGGCGTCAATTAGTAAGGTCCGCGAATATGCTCCGCGACGCGCGTCTGGTAGAACTCGCGCAGTTTGGCGTGGGCTTCGTCGCCGAGCGGGGGCA from Capsulimonas corticalis harbors:
- a CDS encoding selenium-binding family protein, with protein sequence MALLTPDPTFYPSPRLAAQAPPEKLAYIVTLQPLGGAKHDALVVLDTDPLSPTYTQIVGRIESPHHGDEFHHFGWNACSSALCPYAPHPHVERRYLLIPGLRSSRIYIYDTKPDPRNPRLVKTITAEEIANKTGYSRPHTFHCGPDGIYVSALGDVHGDGPGGIFILDCETFNVLGRWEVDRGPQHLAYDFWWHLGYDTLISSEWGTPNMVENGVNPDLLLAGKYGHHVHLWDLRRRKHLQALDLGAEQQMVLELRPAHDPTKAYGFVGVVVSIKDLSASVWAWYREKNEWKIRKVIEIPAEPADVDLLPPALKPFGAVPPLVTDINLDLEDKFLYVSCWGTGELKQYDVTDPFAPKETGSVHLGGIVRRAAHPSTGPLNGGPQMVEVSRDGKRVYLTNSLYASWDQQFYPDGLDGWLAKLDVDPGGGLTPDPKFFRAFPDERPHQVRLEGGDASSDSYCFP